A genomic region of Pelodiscus sinensis isolate JC-2024 chromosome 19, ASM4963464v1, whole genome shotgun sequence contains the following coding sequences:
- the LOC102447602 gene encoding cyclic AMP-dependent transcription factor ATF-7 isoform X2, with protein MGDDRPFVCNAPGCGQRFTNEDHLAVHKHKHEMTLKFGPSRTDSVIIADQTPTPTRFLKNCEEVGLFNELASSFEHEFKKATEEDEKKSAGPLDMSLPSTPDLKIKEEEPVEVDSSPPDSPVSSPQSPQAQEKESASQPVIISTPTPTIVRPGSLPLHLGYDPLHPTLPSPTSVITQAPPSNRQLGSPTGSLPLVMHLANGQTMPVLPGPPVQMPSVISLARPVSMVPNVPGIPGPPIGSSGAISPSGLPMHSEAKMRLKASLAHQVSTSLNGSGTALGSASTMVTSRPEQGQILLQHPDAPSPAQPQVSPAQPTPSTGGRRRRTLDEDPDERRQRFLERNRAAASRCRQKRKLWVSSLEKKAEELTTQNIQLSNEVTLLRNEVAQLKQLLLAHKDCPVTALQKKTQGYLDGKDSEGTVQSLG; from the exons AGGTTTACAAATGAGGACCACCTGGCAGTTCATAAACACAAGCATGAGATGACATTGAAATTTGGTCCTTCCCGAACCGATTCAGTCATCATAGCAG ATCAGACTCCGACTCCGACCCGCTTTTTGAAGAACTGCGAGGAGGTGGGGCTCTTCAACGAATTGGCCAGCTCCTTCGAGCATGAATTCAAGAAAGCCACCGAGGAGGATGAGAAAAAG AGTGCTGGGCCTCTGGACATGTCCTTGCCCTCCACGCCAGACCTCAAAATCAAGGAGGAGGAGCCAGTCGAGGTGGATTCTTCTCCTCCAGACAGCCCGGTGTCCAGTCCGCAGTCCCCCCAGGCCCAAGAGAAG GAGAGCGCGTCCCAGCCCGTGATCATTTCTACGCCTACTCCGACCATCGTGCGCCCGGGGTCGCTGCCGCTCCATTTGGGATATGACCCGCTCCACCCCACGCTCCCCTCCCCGACCTCGGTCATCACCCAGGCGCCGCCTTCCAACAGACAGCTGGG GTCTCCCACGGGCTCCCTGCCTCTAGTCATGCACCTTGCGAACGGCCAGACCATGCCGGTCCTCCCCGGCCCTCCTGTACAGATGCCTTCTGTTATCTCG CTGGCCAGGCCAGTGTCCATGGTGCCCAACGTTCCTGGGATTCCTGGGCCGCCCATCGGCAGCAGCGGGGCCATCTCGCCGTCGGGCCTGCCGATGCACTCGGAGGCGAAAATG AGACTGAAGGCCAGCCTCGCGCACCAGGTGTCCACCTCGCTGAACGGCAGCGGCACGGCTCTGGGGTCCGCGAGTACCATGGTGACCTCCCGTCCGGAGCAGGGACAGATCCTTCTCCAGCACCCGGACGCGCCCTCCCCCGCTCAGCCGCAG gtctcccctgcccagcccacgCCGAGCACTGGCGGCCGACGCAGACGCACGCTGGACGAAGACCCGGATGAGCGCAGGCAGCGTTTCCTGGAGCGGAACCGTGCTGCCGCCTCTCGCTGCCGTCAGAAACGCAAGTTGTGGGTGTCTTCCTTGGAGAAGAAAGCGGAGGAGCTCACGACACAGAACATCCAGCTGAGT AATGAAGTGACACTACTGAGGAATGAAGTTGCTCAACTGAAACAGCTTCTGCTGGCCCACAAGGACTGCCCCGTCACTGCACTACAGAAGAAAACACAGGGCTATCTCG